A window of the Lagopus muta isolate bLagMut1 chromosome 1, bLagMut1 primary, whole genome shotgun sequence genome harbors these coding sequences:
- the RNF6 gene encoding E3 ubiquitin-protein ligase RNF6 isoform X3, which produces MDRSRHRAGNGNEQASSREHGHGEDERQRQLERLSREEAYYQFINELNEDDYRLMRDHNLLGTPGEITAEELQQRLEGAKERLASQSDLENREGEGRTAGDSDVLAENSNGDSLLEWLNTFRRTGNATRSGQSGNQTWRAVSRTNPNSGEFRFSLEININHEHNNFETTGEEYVGIDRSRMYLERRHQRAVSPVTTRTRSRMTREANSQAASTARTRSLRSSVVQSSEAASLPISGRLRSRTRELTGLHQTNTTRHSSTTAGEQREMPERGTSTRVTRRSRSRANVRVNTNQRLEILRLRSTLSSRSRSPLQRQGETAYSGELGQRQNRGTQQASRGRRQTAQHPQQPAEEQARNNTQTPQPSSAAPSAGLTSEEEESGRPVAAVRRHPTITLDLQVRRIRPGENRDRDSIASRTRSRVGMAENTVTFESDTGGFRRTISRSERAGIRTYVSTIRIPLRRISETGLGEPSSVALRSILRQIMTGFGELSSLMETESNSEMQRGAHHLPDVQAEQNNSSSVNNSSDPSEVSPRNGHAVEDDSERNRQSDDTRHYGRSNENQDNRQSQDANSLVENGTLPILRLAHFFLLNEDDEDERLRGLTKEQIDNLSTRNYGDIHTEEEISKTCSVCINEYVTGNKLRQLPCMHEFHIHCIDRWLSENSTCPICRQPVLGSDATDNG; this is translated from the exons GGGAAATAACAGCAGAAGAGTTGCAGCAACGCTTGGAAGGGGCTAAGGAGCGTCTGGCATCACAGTCTGatctggaaaacagagaaggtGAAGGTAGAACTGCTGGAG aTTCTGATGTTCTTGCAGAAAACTCAAATGGTGATTCTTTGCTTGAATGGCTGAACACGTTTCGTCGCACAGGAAATGCCACTCGCAGTGGACAGAGTGGGAACCAAACCTGGAGAGCTGTGAGTCGGACAAATCCAAACAGTGGGGAATTTCGATTTAGTCTTGAAATCAACATAAATCACGAGCATAACAATTTTGAAACCACTGGTGAAGAATATGTGGGTATAGATCGTAGCAGAATGTATTTAGAAAGAAGACATCAAAGAGCTGTCAGTCCAGTAACCACACGAACAAGAAGCAGGATGACAAGAGAAGCGAACAGccaggctgcaagcactgcaAGAACCAGGTCTTTAAGAAGCTCTGTAGTGCAAAGCTCTGAAGCAGCCTCTCTTCCAATCTCAGGGAGGCTCAGGAGTAGAACGAGGGAATTGACTGGCCTTCACCAAACAAATACTACACGTCATAGTTCCACAACTGCTGGTGAACAAAGAGAAATGCCAGAAAGAGGTACTTCTACAAGAGTCACAAGACGTAGTAGATCTAGAGCTAACGTTCGGGTGAATACAAACCAAAGACTGGAAATTCTGCGGTTGAGGTCTACTTTGAGTAGTCGAAGCCGCTCTCCACTGCAGAGGCAAGGTGAGACTGCTTATTCTGGGGAACTTGGGCAGAGGCAGAATAGAGGTACACAGCAAGCTAGTAGAGGTAGAAGACAAACAGCACAACATCCTCAGCAGCCTGCTGAAGAGCAAGCAAGAAATAACACTCAAACGCCTCAGCCTTCCTCTGCAGCCCCATCTGCGGGATTAACTTCAGAAGAGGAGGAATCTGGTAGGCCAGTAGCCGCTGTTAGAAGGCATCCAACAATTACACTAGATCTTCAAGTGAGAAGAATTCGTCCTGGAGAAAACAGAGATCGGGACAGTATTGCTAGCAGAACTCGTTCTAGAGTAGGAATGGCAGAAAACACAGTTACTTTTGAAAGTGACACTGGAGGATTTCGGAGGACGATATCGCGCTCAGAACGTGCGGGTATTCGAACCTACGTTAGCACCATACGGATACCTCTGCGTCGGATTTCAGAAACTGGGCTTGGCGAGCCTTCATCAGTGGCTCTTCGGTCAATCCTTAGACAAATTATGACAGGTTTTGGAGAACTGAGTTCTTTAATGGAAACTGAATCTAactcagaaatgcaaagaggTGCTCATCACTTACCAGATGTACAGGCAGAGCAGAATAACTCAAGCTCAGTAAACAATAGCAGTGATCCAAGTGAGGTTTCTCCTCGGAATGGGCACGCAGTAGAAGACGACAGTGAAAGAAACAGACAGAGTGATGATACACGACACTATGGTCGCAGTAATGAGAACCAGGATAACAGACAGTCTCAAGACGCTAACAGCCTGGTGGAAAATGGAACTCTGCCCATCCTTCGGCTTGCCCACTTCTTCCTGCTGAACGAAGACGATGAAGACGAGCGTTTAAGAGGTTTAACCAAAGAGCAGATTGACAATCTTTCTACTCGGAATTATGGGGATATCCACACTGAGGAGGAAATAAGTAAAACATGCAGTGTTTGCATTAACGAATATGTAACGGGAAATAAGCTAAGGCAGTTACCTTGTATGCATGAGTTTCATATTCATTGTATAGATCGCTGGCTTTCTGAAAATTCCACTTGCCCAATTTGTCGGCAGCCCGTATTGGGGTCCGATGCCACAGACAACGGCTAA